A genomic segment from Diospyros lotus cultivar Yz01 chromosome 5, ASM1463336v1, whole genome shotgun sequence encodes:
- the LOC127802019 gene encoding aspartyl protease AED3-like, with protein MTMATSLSPSLLLLFSIALVFIPSAQALSSKYCDAPDKGSTLQVFHVYSPCSPFRASKPVSWEDTILQMESKDQARLQYLASLVARKSIVPIASGRQILQIPTYIVRAQIGTPPQTLLMAMDTSNDAAWVPCSGCEGCSSATLFDATKSTTFKPVPCQSPQCQQVPNPSCGGGACSFNLTYGGSTVAANLSQETLMLAADPVPSYTFGCIGKVTGGSLPPQGLLGLGRGPLSLLSQTQSLYQSTFSYCLPSFKSANFSGSLRLGPIGQPKRIKYTQLLRNPRRSSLYYVNMIGIRVGRRVVDIPPSALAFDPSTGAGTIFDSGTVYTRLVQPAYTAVRDEFRRRVGANLTVTSLGGFDTCYSVPIVAPAVTLLFSGMNVTLPPDNILIHSSAGSTTCLAMAAAPAEGVSSVLNVIANLQQQNHRILFDIPNSRLGVARESCT; from the exons ATGACCATGGCCACCTCACTCTCTCCATCTCTTCTCCTACTCTTCTCCATTGCCCTTGTCTTCATCCCTTCCGCCCAAGCCCTGAGCTCCAAGTACTGTGATGCTCCAGACAAAGGCTCGACTCTCCAAGTCTTCCATGTCTACAGCCCCTGCTCCCCATTCAGGGCATCAAAGCCAGTCTCATGGGAAGACACCATTCTCCAAATGGAGTCCAAAGACCAGGCCAGGCTCCAGTACCTGGCCAGCCTCGTCGCACGCAAGTCCATCGTGCCCATTGCCTCTGGCCGCCAGATCCTTCAGATTCCGACTTATATAGTCCGCGCTCAGATCGGCACGCCGCCCCAAACGCTCCTCATGGCCATGGACACCAGCAATGACGCCGCCTGGGTGCCCTGCTCCGGCTGCGAGGGCTGCTCTTCTGCTACTTTATTCGATGCCACCAAGTCCACCACCTTCAAGCCCGTCCCCTGCCAATCACCTCAGTGCCAGCAG GTACCCAACCCTAGTTGTGGAGGCGGCGCGTGCAGCTTCAACCTGACATACGGCGGCTCTACCGTCGCGGCGAACCTCTCACAGGAAACCCTGATGCTGGCGGCGGACCCCGTGCCGAGCTACACCTTCGGCTGCATCGGGAAGGTGACTGGCGGCTCCCTGCCGCCGCAGGGGTTGTTGGGGCTTGGGCGGGGGCCGTTGTCGCTGCTGTCGCAGACGCAGAGCCTCTACCAGTCGACGTTTTCGTACTGCTTGCCGAGCTTCAAGTCGGCCAACTTTTCTGGGTCGCTGAGGCTCGGCCCCATTGGGCAGCCGAAGAGGATTAAGTATACTCAGCTTCTGAGGAACCCTAGAAGATCGTCGCTATACTATGTGAACATGATCGGAATTAGGGTCGGCCGGCGAGTGGTCGACATCCCACCGAGTGCACTGGCGTTCGACCCTTCCACCGGCGCCGGCACCATTTTTGACTCCG GGACGGTGTACACGAGACTGGTGCAACCAGCGTACACGGCGGTGCGAGACGAGTTCCGGAGGCGAGTGGGGGCCAACCTGACGGTGACATCCCTGGGCGGCTTCGACACCTGCTACTCCGTCCCAATCGTGGCACCGGCGGTGACGCTACTGTTCTCCGGCATGAACGTGACGCTGCCGCCGgacaacattttgatccacAGCTCCGCCGGCAGCACCACGTGcctggccatggcagccgcccCGGCGGAGGGAGTGAGCTCCGTGCTCAACGTCATCGCCAACCTGCAGCAGCAGAATCACCGCATCCTCTTCGACATCCCCAACTCCAGGCTGGGCGTCGCCCGTGAAAGCTGCAcctaa